The Megalobrama amblycephala isolate DHTTF-2021 linkage group LG1, ASM1881202v1, whole genome shotgun sequence genome segment tcgctgacagagactcctcccccatcagccaatcactgtggtCATAGTTAATAAGCGTTGAGGTCATCCATAgaaacgaggtcaaccccgcccttattCCTATCTTAAGACTtctctctattccttagtaaacattgatctcagcagctttgtgaataggttttaagagaaaaatcTTAACTGAGAACTTTTACTGCCATTTAGAAGAATTCTTAGTGCTAAGATAAAATGTATTGTGAACACGGCACCTGATCTTTAATCTCTACTCTCACTCCTGACATGTGATTGTTATAAATCTTTTTGGAAAGTGTCCAAGCAGTTttattactcaaaaaaaaatagTGCCGATAAATTTATGCTTAGTCACTTTGTAATGTCATATTGACTCATCATGGTGCTCTCTTCATCTATTTCTACAACAATATGGGGCGTGTCATCCACTCTGCATCCCATATAAAAAGCCCAATGAGGCAGATTGGATGATAGAACCAGACTGATCATCTTTGAACATGGCGACATTAAAGGCTTGCAGTGCTCTTGTGACCGGGGCCAACCGAGGCTTGGGTCTAGAAATGGTCAAGCAACTCCTGGAGGCCCATTGCTCAAAAATTTTTGCTGCATGtcgtgacccagatgggacaAATTCTGAGGTGAGTATTCAAGAGCTCAGGACAGAAGACAGCTAAAGAAATCTGTAATTTatcatttgtattatttttctgaTTCAGGCACTGAGACAACTGGCCAAAGAGCATCCTGGTGTCATCACCATGGTGCAGCTTGGTAAATGTGCATTCTTCTTTTAGACTACGTTTTACTTTTCAAAATAAGTTGTATTTTGAGGTTAGAATTTAACaactgctattttttttttactgccaaTATTAGATGTTGCTGATCCAAACAGTATCAAAGAATCTGCCAAGAAAGTGGGTTCTCTACTGGGCAAGAATGGTTTGAACCTGATCATAAATAATGCTGCAGTGTTGCCACAAAAAACCATGTGGACCACCACTGTTGAGGACATGATTAACACCTTCAACACCAACGTGATAGGACCTCTATTTGTCATTAGGgtaatgaaagtgtttttaagAACAAGACAAATCTAAAACAAGACTTGATTTCTTGCAATATCTAAACACTTGGTGGTGAACGTCTTTAATCAGGAGTACCTGCCGTATCTGCAAGCAGCAGCTAAAGCCAGTGGCAAACCAGGGATGTCCTGTGATAAAGCAGCTGTGATCAACATCTCAACAGATGCATCATCTATGGTCATCATGCCATCACTGCCAGAGCCATTCCCACTTTTCCCATACAGCATCAGCAAGGTATGCAAAGaggctttttcttttttgagacAGGCAGGAAAATGTGGTGTGAAATCAGATCTATTTCTAAATGTGTTTCAGTCTGAATGGTCAGATTGGATTTcagatagttttttttttctcctgttgTCCATTCAGGAAACTAAATATACATAATAACAGTGCAATAATGAATAGTAATTATGCAAATGagccatgtgcaaattcataattGACTACTGTACTGTCTGAACAGTACactgtactgtatttgttaTGACCAGTACTGGTACAAACACTGTCTCAACTGATTTGAATCTGAAATCAAATTAGAAGTGGTTGCAATGTGAACAAACTTAAGTGTGAATAAAATTTGTCATGCATCTGTTTTCCTTTCAGGCAGGTCTTAACATGTTGACCGTGTACACTGCTAGGGACTTAAAGGCAGATGAGATCCTCTGCATTTCCCTTCACCCAGGATGGGTGAAGACAGACATGGGGGGAGATCAGGTAAATCTGGATTCAGTAATAATTCAATCTCCTAGATTAGCTGGAacaggattattattattattattatttttattaagcttTGAAATTAACTAAATATTAATATGTTCATCTGGAATCAAAACCTATAAGTAGATTGAGGTTTCTCAGAAGTACATTTGCctccagtttcacagacaaggcttaagctagtcccagactaaaatgtttgagctgtttttacagaaagcaacttgtactgacatatcttaaaatctgtgccattgttttgtctcaagatgcttttttttctaaggcacgtttataaaacttacttaaatgtcctaattgaactaagatcTAATCCTGggttaatctaagccctgtctgtgaaaccaggccatgaagtgttaaaattgaaattttgttCATAATCAGCTCTCATAAGGAATTTAAAAATCAGTATGATTCTTCAACGTTAATATTCATCATTAAAATGATCCCAGAGTCTCTCAGAAACCAAACAACATGAGgcttaaaaattacaaaagcacaCAGATGGTCTCTGTTTAACAACATTGCACTATTTTAATTGCTCGTTATTCTCTGCTTGTCCACCAGGCCCCTATAAACACCAGACAAAGTGTGGAGGGGATACTGAGTGTCATTGGCAGCCTTACTGAGAAGCAGCATGGTGGATTCTTGGACTACACTGGGAAAACAATGCCCTGGTAAACCAGAAGCACAAAGCAGAGACTCTTCCATAAGCAAGGTCACCGAAGGGCTAATCCAGATATGCTGTATTACCTATCATAAATAATGTGATAAGCACAGCCATTAACTTTTATGACAGACAAATGGAAACTTCATTTTCTAGCATGTCCGTTACAATAAAACTAACTAAACAAACAATACTGCAATATTGTCATTTTTTCCAAACTTTATAATTTGTCATTCACCATTTTGGAAAAAactagcctggatgccagccgaacttagccccgcccacaacattttgaggtcggggagttcggtctggactcgatccgtagaggagtaattatgcccgaacagaaactgttcagaccaatcacattgtcagggcgatgattgacagattatcaccagaaacgtaatcagccacgtcatcaaagagcgcttggggagtttgattgacaagcgatctaaccaatcagaacgccgcatccgccattttgtccgacaaagcagtcaggagttagaagattaacctctgtagagttaaacttgaaaaattgtgcatattgacgtctttccgcgtttgaaacaacattcattctcatgttcatgtttatttgatgctataaatggactagtaggaagagatgatctgttcacgagcctcttgagctgaggcgctacagcaatctgtcacgatcatggtcacaacccattaaagagccacaaaacgttttttattgtttgaatttttttaataactacacagtttgaaagctgggactttgtttaatatcataagtaacctgctctgtctcgtctgtcgacgtgttgtcagtttcctctttgctccgcgatgtattttccattctgtgtggcgtgacagcgccacggcttgtcggacaaagcaacagtaactaaggggggcgggtctttgcgaaaggtcaattagtttacaacaatgatggctgttgaagaactgagatgtgtagattccgccatcgcgtccgttatagaagatatcgacagcgcattaattttaaaaaaaggaacagaggaccgcgatcaaggcatttgtcgatgggaaagatgtctttgccgtccttcctacgggattcggcaaaagtttgatttatcagctggccccgatggtcgctaagaagagttctgttgacaactatgcgtcgctcaacatacgtcacttactctgtagctctgattggttgtaggtctatccaattgaggtctttcctggatcggttgaaatacgcccccataatcaaagcccaatggagcagtatcagactcatattcgaactagaattgagcatgaccacgtcaggctagaaAAAAACACCAATACTTCACATATTTAGTatttaatgttgtattttctGGTAGCATTTCTATGCTACTATATGCACCTCAGCAAACTATATGGGATCTACCTTATagacaataatttattttacattttgatgaaaaaaaacccttcagTTTCATAAACTATTACATATATCTACTGGGTTTACCAAGCTAAAAAGCACAAAATCAGAAgcacaataaatacaactgaCTTTTCtgatttgatattttgttacatAGTGACATTTATATATgagataaatgtaaatattagtaAATTATACAAACATATACTTAAAACTACCAACCTGTCAGACACAGACAGGCACAAGAGGGTAAACGTAACACAGGTTGTTTATTTTGAGACAGAGATACGAACACAGGAATTACAACGGTAAGTAGTTTGCAGATATGAGCACATTGAGTATAGTCACTTAGCTGAACAGTAATAGAGTCCTTTCTCCGTCACCGGGATCTGTGGAGGGAGGAGACAAGGGTTCAGTGTGAGCTTTTAGGAAGGAGACATGGAATAAAGGTGATATACGATACTGTGGTGGTAAGTTGAGCCGGTAGGTGACTTCGTTGAGCTGCCTCTGGATGGTGAAGGGACCTATGTACCGGGAACTCAGCTTACACCAGGGCAGTTGGAGATGGATGTCCCATGTAGAGAGCCATACCTTCTGGCCAGGTTTAGTACTGTGGAGTTGGTCCTCTTCTGGCATCTGCATGCCGTTTGTGTCTCCAAACTGCCTGTTGGAGATGTACATGAGCTGAGTCCCACACTCTCGCTCTGCTGGAACCAGTGGTTGACAGCTGGAACCTCGGAGGTCTCACCCGACCAGGGAAAGAGAGGAGGTTGGAAACCCAGGCTAACTTTATGGCAAGTGGTTCTCTGTTACCGATGTCGTAATTCTGCTCCGCCGGGGATAGCTTCTTTGAGAaaaaggcacatggatggagtcgtTCAGGATTTGGGTGGACCAGGATCGGAGCGGTGAGGAAAGCTTCTTGGAGCTGGTGGATACTTCTCAGGCAGATGGGTttcaggacagagacttgggctggccCTTGAGGAGAGATGTGAGGGGTGCACTGAGAAGACTGTAGTTGTGAATGAAGTGTCTATAGAAGTTTGCAAATCCTAGGAAGTGTTTTAACTCCTTGACGGTAGATGGAAGGGGCCAGTTGCGGATGGTGTCCACCTTCCTCTGGTCCATCTGTATGCCATGTTGGTTGATGATGTAATCAAGGAAGTGAACAGAGGTGGTATGGAACTCGCACTTCTCCAGCTTGAGGTACAGATGGTGTTCACGTAGCTTCTCTATGACCTGGGAGACATGTTGGCGATGTTCTGCCTGgttccgggagtagatgaggatgtcatcgaTGTACAATATATGACGAACTGGTGGAGGAACTCCCAGAACACCTCATTCATATAGTTCTGGAACACAGAGGGAGAGTTGGACAGGCCGTACAGCATAACCCGGTACTTATAGTGGCCAGATGGTGTTAAAAAGGCagtcttccactcatcccccCAGCGGATACGAATCAGTTTATACGAACTCCTCAGGTCCAGCTTGGAGAAGATGCAAGCTCCCCTGAGCTGTTCAAGAGCCACTGGGACCAGAGGAAGGGGATAACTGAATTTGACTGTCTGGGAGTTCATGTGATGGTAATCAATGCACGGCCTCAAGCCTCCATCCTTCTTGGCCACAAAGAAGAAGCTTGAAGCGGCAGGGGAAGTCGATGGACGAATGAATCGCTGATTCAGGGCTTCTTTGACatactcctccatggcctttTGCTCCAGGATGGACAATGGATAAACTACCCTTGGGTAAAGTAGCCCCAGGTAGCAGGTCGATGGCACTGTCCAGTGGTGAGGTGGAAATTGGGTTGCCAATCGCTTACTGAATACATCCTGGAACGCCCAGTATTCTGGAGGAATTTCCACTTT includes the following:
- the zgc:112146 gene encoding C-factor translates to MATLKACSALVTGANRGLGLEMVKQLLEAHCSKIFAACRDPDGTNSEALRQLAKEHPGVITMVQLDVADPNSIKESAKKVGSLLGKNGLNLIINNAAVLPQKTMWTTTVEDMINTFNTNVIGPLFVIREYLPYLQAAAKASGKPGMSCDKAAVINISTDASSMVIMPSLPEPFPLFPYSISKAGLNMLTVYTARDLKADEILCISLHPGWVKTDMGGDQAPINTRQSVEGILSVIGSLTEKQHGGFLDYTGKTMPW